Below is a genomic region from Mycolicibacter hiberniae.
CTGGACTGACCCAGATACCAGCGGAAGACCAGCGCCATCTGATACTTCGGATCCCGTGACGCCAGCTCCAGCACCGCCGGGTCACGCTGCTGCCAGTACCGCTGGGTGTCCTCCCATACCTCGGCGACCGAGGCGCCCAGGATCTTCTCCAGCTCCGGGCCGTGCTTGGCGACCACGCTGGACAGGTCGGGATTGCCCGCATACCACTCGTAGAGCTTCTTGCCGCGCGGAGCGAACATCGTTCCCCGCTTGAGCACCTGCAGGTTGACGCCCATTTCGAACATGTCGGACGCGGGAGCCATCATCACGTCGGCGATGCCCGCCTTGGCCAGCATGGCGCGCCCGGCGGGCGACAGTCCGGACTCCACGCAGGCCTGGTTGACCGTCCCGGTCAGGACATAGGCCGCACCCATCGCGAAGGCCCCGGCCACCGCCTGCGGTGCGCCCAGGCCGCCGGCGGCGCCCACCCGCACCCGGCGGTGCAGCGCGTGCTGCTGGGCCAGCTCGTCGCGGAGCATGACGATTTCGGAGAACAGTGCCGGCAACGGCCGGTTGTCGGTGTGCCCGCCGCTGTCGGATTCGACGGTGACGTCCTCGGCAACCGGCACATACTGGGCCAGTTCGGCTTCCCGTTCGGTCAGCTTTCCGGACGCCACCAGGGCGGAGACCAGCGCCGCGGGCGCCGGTTGCATGAACATGCGCGCCACCTCGGGCCGGGACACCTTGGCCATCACATGGTTGCGCCGCACGATGTTGCCGGCTGGGTCGGTGTCCAGGCCGGCCAGTGCGCAGTGCACCACCGCCGGGGTCAACTTCATGAAGGCCGAGGCCTCGATGACGGGCACCCGGCGCTGGATGAACAGTTCCGCCACTCGTGTCTCCAGCGAGACCTCGTTGGGCGAGTGGATCAGGTTGGCGCCCCAGGCAAGGCCCGGCCGGCCGGCCAGGGCGGCCTGGATCTCGTCCAGCCCGCGTTCCACCGCTTCGTAGGAGAGCCCGCCCGCGCCGAAGATGCCCATCATTCCGGCTTCGGCCATCGCGATGACCAGCGCCGGCGTCGCGATACCGTTCGCCATCGCCCCGGTCACATAGGGAAAGCGAACCCCGTGTGCCTCGCAGAACTCGCGGTCTCCGAGCCACTCGGGGTAGATCGGGGGCAGGGTTCCCACCAGCGACAATTCGGATTCGCCGGCGCCGACCACCGCACCGCCCAGGGCCAGGCCCAGCATCCCGGTGGCTGTTTCGCGCACCACATGAACGGGGTGGCGCACGTTGCCGATGATGTCGGCGATGTCGTCGGGAGCAAATGCGGCCGGCGCGGCGGTGGGGCGCCACCCCAGGCCGGGGCTGCCGCCCGGCCCGCTCCGTTGCTCCAGTACGGCGCCAGGTCGCTCGTTCACAGTAGGTTCCTCTCCATCACCGGAATGGATTGCGAGCGGCGCAGAGCTGTCCACGCGCACAGACCGGGAAAACGAAGCGATTTTCTCACGGACCGGTCCCGCGCCGGCGGTGGGCGCTTACCCAGTGGGAAAACAGCGCCCACCGGGTCACGCACGGCGCCCGAGCAGCCTGGCCGGACGGCCACGCGTCTTAGGAGCATTCCCGGCCCCACTTTCCAGACAAACTAGTTCGTTCGGCTTTGTGCTAGTCTGCTTCCATACGGACCGGCGCCATACAGGCTTCCCGCCCACCCCGGGGCGTCCATCCGCCCGGACCCAGAAAGGACCCCACGCAGATGACCGGCACCGCCGTGATCGATTCACCCGAAGAGCTCGCCCAACGCTCGCCGCGCACCCCGCGGGAGCGGCTGCTGCGGACGGTGCTGACGGCCGCGGCCGACGGCCTGGAACCGGTGATGAGCCTGTATCAGCCCTACGTCGAGGGTTTGGAGCACCTGCCGGCCGACGGGCGCTTTCTGCTGGTGGGCAACCACACGCAGGTCCCGGCCGCCGAAATAATCCTGATCCCCTATTTCGTGCGCCAAGCCCTCGGAAAACAGGTGCGCGCCCTGGCCGACCGCCAGTTCGGCAAGGGCGGCAAGCTGCAGGCAGACCTGCTGGCCGCCTACGGCGCCGTCATCGGGTCTCCCGAGGCCGCCGCCGCGCTCATGGCGGCCAACGAGCCGATTCTGGTGTTCCCGGGCGGCGGGCGGGAGATCGCGAAATTCAAAGGCGAGCAGTACCAGCTGCGGTGGGACAACCGCTACGGATTCGCCCGGGTGGCCATCGAGCACCAGTACCCGATCGTGACCGCCGCCCTCATCGGGGGGGACGACCTCTACACCAGCATGACCACCCGCGACGGGCTCTACGGCCGGGCCAGCGAGTGGATCAGTCGGCGCCTGGACGGCCGGCCCGACATGGCAATGCCGCTGCTGCGCGGTGTCGGCCCCACCCTGCTGCCCCGCGCGCAACGGATGTACCTGCGTTTCGGACCGGCGATCACCACCACCCGGCCCGCGGACGTCAGCCCGGACGCCTGGATCGCGCAGGTCAAAGAGGACACCGCGGCACAGTTGGAGGCCGATCTGCTCGACCTGCAGAACATCCGTGCCGCCGACCCCTACCGCGCGCTCAATCCGCTGGCGTGGCGATCAGCTGCTCGGCCGGCCTCATGACCGGGGTCCCTGCGCGTCGTTTCAACGGCCCTCGACGCCGCACCGCTCGCTAGGATTCCCTCGATGCGCAACCGAGCGGAATTACGCGACGAGATCTTCGCCGCGGCTCGCGCAGAGTTTGCCCGGTACGGCCTGGCCGGCGCCCGCATCGACCGGGTGGCCAAGGAAGCCCGGGCCAGCAAGGAGCGGCTCTACGCCCACTTCGGGGATAAGGAGAACCTGTTCCGCGAAGTGGTCGCCGCCGACACCGCGCAGTTCCTGGGTGCCGTCGTCCCACGACCCGAAGCGCTGCCCGAGTTCGTCGGCGACATCTTCGATCTCGCCCGCACCCATCCCGAACACATCCGCATGATCACCTGGGCGCGGCTGGAGCAGCTCGAACTCATCCCGCCCGACCCGGACAAGTTGCCGGCGATCGGATCCGCCGTCATCGCCGCCGCGCAGGCCGGCGGCCATGTCGATCCCCGTTGGGATCCCGACGAGCTTTTGGTCATGCTTTTCGGCATCGGCATGGCCTGGGCCACCTGGCTGGACCCCGACGCCGCCACCGACGACGCGGCCACCGTCGCAGCACGCCGGGCGGCCGCTGTCGAAGCCGCTACCCGGCTGATCACCGTGCGCAGCTGAGGCTCCCCCGCCGGTGGGCGAGCACCGGGCGAGTTTCTCGATCGCCAAATGGGTATAGGGCTCCCGGTACGGCGCCTGCGACGGCGCCTCTCAGACCCCAGGAGCACTGCCGTGGCCGAACTAGCGATGACACCGTTTCCCCGCCGTCGTTCCGGCCTCGAGCAGATCACCGAAGGTCTCGCCGAACTCGACGCCGAGGTGTTCGAGGCGATCGCACATTCGCCGAGCCGACTGCTCGACACCGCCATGCCCGCGCTGACCCGCGCGGCCGACCACTCCAAACTGTGGCTGGCGCTGGCCGCAGCCATGTCGGTGACCGGTGGCCAGGCCACGCAGCGCGCCGCAGCCCGCGGCGTGGTCAGCCTGGCGCTCACCAGCTTGGTGACCAACCAGGTGATCAAGCGCATCCAGCCGCGGGAGCGGCCAAACATTCTGCTGGTGCCCCTGCTGCGGCGCGCCCGCCGGCGCCCGCTGTCGAACTCGCTGCCCTCCGGGCACGCCGCGAGCGCAGCGGCGTTCGCCATCGGGGTCGGTCTGGAGAATTCTCTGTTGGGTCTGCCGGTGGCCGGGCTGGCCGCCCTGGTCGGACTGTCCCGGATCGCCACCGGAGCCCACTACCCCGGTGATGTGCTGGCCGGGTTCAGCATCGGCGCCTCGATCGCGGTCTTGGGGGCAAAGCTGGTGCCGCCGATTGCCGCTCCGCCGCCACAGCGCGCCACCGCGCTGCGTGTCCCCGCGACCGGGCGCCCCGACGGAGCCGGCGTGACGATGGTGGTCAATCCCGAATCGGGCGGCGGGCGCGCCGCCAAGGTGGCAGCGCAGGTGCGCAAAGCCCTGCCGGCCCTGTCCGTCGTCGAAGTGAACTCCTGCGACGACTTGGCGGAGGCGTTGCGGCGCGCCGCCGATACCGCCGAGGTGCTCGCGATCGCCGGGGGCGACGGGTCGGTCGCCACAGCCGCTCACGTGGCGGTAGAACACGACATGCCGCTGGCGGTGTTTCCCGGGGGCACCCTGAACCACTTTGCCCGCGACATCGGCTGCGACACCACCGCCAAAACCATCCGTGCCATCGCCGAGGGCAGCCTCTCGCGCGTGGACGTGGTGCGCTTCAACTCCGAAACCACCGTGATCAACACCGCCAGCATCGGCGCCTACCCGAGCTTCGTCCGGCGTCGAGACCGGTTGCAGGGCAAGCTCGGCAAGCCGATGGCCAGCGCGTACGCAATGCTGATGACGCTGCGCCGCGAGCAGCCCGTACGTATCGAATTCGACAACCAGACCGTGCAGACGTCGCTGTTCTTTCTCGGCAACTCGGCGTATCAGCCCGACGGCTTCGCCCCGGCGGTGCGGCAACGGATGGACGACGGGCTGCTGGACGTACGCATCCTGGAAGCCGGGCGGCGGTGGTCCACCCTGCGGGTCCTGGGGGCGGTGCTGACCGGACGGCTGCAGCGCAGCCGGCTCTATCACGAGCTGCGGGTCCCGCAGTTCCGCTTCACCGCCGTCGAGGGACCGGTACCGATCGCGCATGACGGCGAGGTCGACACTGACTGCAGCCAAGCAGATTTCACCGTCTGCTACCGCGCCCTGCAGGTGTATCGTCCCCTGCCCTCAGCCGGGCGCCGATAGCCGACTCATCTCGGTGGCTGCAGCACCTTCATGGCTGCCCGCAGCACCGGTGCGGGGATACGGTGCTGCATCGCCAACGCGCCGGCAGCCGCCCGAGTGCGTAACGGCGTACCGCGACCGAACATCCGGTTCAACGGTCCACCCGACGGCTCGATCTCGACGTGCAGTGGCGGTGTGCCCACCGACGCACCCAGCGCTTGAGCGATCACCATCTGCTGAATCTCACTGGTTCCCTCGAAGATGGTGTACAGCTTGGCGTCTCGGTACCACTTTCCCACCGGGTGGTCGTTGATGTAACCCCATCCGCCCAGGGTCTGCACGGCGCGCTCGGTGACGCGCACCGCGGTCTCGCTGGCTGCCAGCTTGGCCATCGATCCCTCGCCGCGGGAGAACTCGATGCCGCTGGCCGCCATCCACGACGCCCGCCAGGTCAGCAGCCGCGCCGCGTCGACCGCGGTGGCGAGCTCGGCCAGCGGGAAGGCGATGCCCTGGTTGTCGATGATCGGCCCGCCGAAGGCGTGGCGCCGGGTGGCGTAATCAGTCGCGTATTCCAGTGCGGCACGCGCGATCCCGATTGCCTGCGCAGCCACCATCGGCCGGGTCTGCTCGAAGGTGCTCAGTGTCGCCGAGTCTGGCCGCACAGCCCCGGCGGCGAGTTCGCGGGCCCTGGCGAGTTTGTGGTCAAGTTTGTCTTGGCCGCCGAGCAGATTCTCGCCCGGAACGCGCACCCCGTCGAACCGCAGTTCTGCGGTGTGGGAGGCCCGGCAGCCCAGCTTGTCGAGTTTGCGCACCATTTCCAGCCCGGGCACGCCGCCGGGGACGACGAACAAGGCCTGGCCGCGGTGGCCCAGTTCCGGGTCGACGACGGCGTTGACCACGTGCACGTTGGCGATGCCGCCGTTGCCGATCCACATCTTGTGCCCGTCAATGATCCAGTCGTCGCCGTCGCGGCGGGCGGTGGTGCGCAGATTGCGCACATCGCTACCGCCTTCGGGTTCGGAGATCGCCAGCGCCGCGAGCTTGAGATCGCCGGGCGTACCGAAGCATTCGGGCGCCCACTGCAACATCTGTTCGGGTGTGGCGGCCTGCCCGATCGCCGAGAGCGCCAACGCCGGCATCACGATCGCCAGACCGATCCCGGCGCAGCCCCAGAACAGTTCTTCCATGAACATCGGCAGCGACAGTCCCGTCGCGTCGCCGATGAGATCCCGGTAGAACAGCGGGCTGTAGAACCCGCGGGCGGCCGCCTCCTGCAGAACCGGCCACGGAAATTCCTGGCGCTGGTCGTAGTCCAGGGCGACCGGCCGGATAACCGACTCGGCGAACTGATGGGTACGGCGCGCCAGATCATGCTGCGCCGCTGTCGGAGTCAGGTCGAAGGCCATGCACCGTCCCCTACCGTCTGCTGCGGTCGGCATCGATGTCGCCGGCCCGACGGCCTCTGGATTGCCGCTTCGCCGGTGTGTCAAACACCTTGCCGCGCGGTGCGCACGGTCGTCTGCGCCGGGCTGTGAGAGATCGGGGAGTCAGGAGCAGGGACTGCGGGGCCCTGACCGGATCAGACCAGCGGGAACCAGTAGTCCAGGGTGTCCTCGACACCACCCCAGTCGATGCCCATCCAGTCGGTGAAGAAGTCTTCGATCCTGCCGAAACCGGCGTAGACCATCTCCACGATCGAGTTGAACATGCTGACCCACCAGCCGCTGTCGATCAACCCGTTGCCCAACGCGGTGATCCAGGCGCTGAACTGGTCGATGTCGCCGGAGATGCCGATGTTGGTGATCAAGCCGTCGGCGGTGGCCGTATGGTCGGCGACCTGTTCGGGGGTGAGCCCCAGATACATGACGTGTCCCCAGAACGTACCGAGGATGGAGGTGGACGTGTAGTCGTCGACGGGGTCACCGGGGAAGCTGTAGACGGTGGTGGTGAACGCGTTGTTCGGGGTCAGATTTCCGTACAACAGCGAGGTGTCGTTGGCCAGCGACACCTCACCGACGGAATTGGCCCACACGCCGTTGGGGCTCGACGGGTTGCCGATGAACACGAAGTGCAGCGCCTCGGGGTCCACGCCGTCGTCGGCGAGCTGAGCCATCGCGATCGAACTGGCCGTGGCGCCCTGCGAGTAGCCGAACACCCACAGCGGGTTGTCGGCGTCGTAGGCGTCCGGGTTGGCGTTGAGCTCGGCGTGCACCGCTCGGACGATCTCGGCGGCCCCGGCGTAACTGCTGTAACCCTGCAGGAACAGTTGCGGGGTGGTCAGCACCCGCAGCGCGCCGTCGCAATCACCGGCACCGATCACGCACACCGTCGGGTCGTCGCCGGCATCGAAGCCCAGCGGTTGCAGGAAGAGATCGGCCGCGGTCTGGGCGAAGGTGGGCGACGGCGTGGGCAGCATGGTGCCGCCGACGAAGATGGCGGTGTCCGCCAGCAGGGTGACTTCAGGCGCGTGGGCGGCCCGGACGACCGGGGTTCCGGCGATACCGGCGGCGATCACGCTCGCGGCGGCGATCGGCGCCAGGGCTTTCCTTGGTTGCATCCGCACTCCCCGCGATACCTGGATAAATACTCAGGAAACCTTAAAAGGTCACTGTGGCGATCATGGCAGGGGCGCCCCGGGTGCGTCAACGCGCAGCGACTGCGCGAAGACGACCCGAGCCGCTCAGGCCGGGACGAGCCGCACCGGCAGGTGCCGATGGCGGCGGATGATGTTGTTGACCGCCCAGGTCGGTTCGCCGGTCACCTCGATGCGGTCCACGAGATCGAGCAGGGCTGTCAGGATGGCGGCGGTCTCCAGCCGGGCCAGGCCCTGGCCGGCGCACGCGTGAGCGCCGTTGCCGAACCCGATGTGGCGTCCCGCGTCGTTGCGAATGTCGAAGACATCCGGGGCGTTCCATTCGCGTTCGTCGCGGTTGGCCGAGGCGTAGATCAGCAGTACCCGGGCGCCCGCGGGCAGGCGGACGCCGGCGACCGCATGGCTGTGCGCCACTTTGCGGGTGAAGGCCCGCAACGGCGATTCGAAGCGCACCACCTCGTTGACCGCGTTGGGAATCAATGCCGGGTCGGCCTTGAGCATCGCCCACTGATCGGGGTGGGTGGCCAAGAGGTGGATCGCGCTGGCGATGGCGCTGATCGTGGTGTCCAGCGACGGTCCGAGGTAGTCGATCAGCAGTGGTGCGACCTCTTCCATGCCCAGTGCGCCTTCGTCGACGAAGCTGAGCAGGTCGTGGGCCATGCTGTCGGGCAGCACGTCGCGCCGGGCGGCGATCCGGCGGGCGAAGCGCAGCATCTGCAGGCTGCGGGGAACAGCTTTGGCGGCCTGCCAGTTGATTGGCCCGAGGACATCGAATGTCGCTGCCGCCCAGTCGAGGAGGTGGTCGCGCTGATCGTGGGGCCAGCCCACCAGATCGGGGACGAAGGCCAGCGGCAGGGCGGTGGCCAGATCGGGGACCGCATCGACGTTTCCGCGGCGCACGGCGCGCTCGACGATGTCCCGGGCCCGCTGATCGACGTTGTCGGCCAGGGCGCGCAGCGCTCGGGGCATCATCCGGTGGGCGAGGAGTTTGCGCCGCCGGTCGTGTTCGGCGCCGTCGCTGTTGAGGGTGGTGCCTCGGGAGAGGCGATTGGTGGGCGGGTTGATCGCGACCCCGTGCCCGGATTTGTAGAGTGCGTCGTTGCGCAGCGCGGCCTTGCATTCGGCGTAGCGGGGCAGGGCGTAGACCCGCTGCCGCGGCAACCAGACCACGGGGCCGAGGGCGCGCAAAGCCTGGTAATGCGGATAGGGGTCGAGGATCGCCGACCGGCTGTAGACGCTGCGGCGGTACACCGGTACGTCACTGGAGCGCGCGGGCACAGTGTGGTTCCTATTCGTCCGGGTGCGCATGGGCAGATCCCTGCGCGGGTCGGTCATCGGCGAAGCGCGGCACCGCCCGGCACAGTGCGGTGACGTCGCGTCCGGCCACCAGGACGGTGCCGTCGGGCCGCACCACGGCGGCGCTCACCCGATGCCGGCTCAGCCAGCAGGCCAGTTCGGTTCCCGGGGCCGCGAACACCGTCCGGGCTCCCCGGCTGGCGACCAGGCACTGCTGATCCGGTGTGAGCCGCGCCGTAGTCACGACACCGAATCCCCGGCCCACCTCCTCATCGAGGCGGCGCCCCGTCTCAAGCAGCACGTTGGGGCACAGCCGCCCGGCGATGCGGCGGGTGTTCGCGGTCCGGCGCACCATCGGCGAAGAACGCAGCGGCGGGGTCTGGGAGTCGGTGATCTTGGCGCGCAGCCCCGGCACCAGGTGCACCCTCGGCAGCGTCAGGCGCCGCAACGCAGTGCCGAGTTCGCCGCCGGCGGTCATGGCATGTCCGACGGTGAGCGCCAAGGAGATCAGCTGTCGGGTATGGCGGGCCCGTTCGGTCTCGTAGCTGTCCAGCACCCTCGACGTCCAACTGCCGCGGTGGTGTCCGGCGATCTTCCAGGCCAGGTTCATCGCGTCGCGCAGTCCCGCGCCCATCCCCTGCCCGATGAAGGGCGGGGTCAGGTGCGCGGCGTCACCGAGCAGGAACACGCGCCCGGCTCTCCACCGGTCGGCGATCTGGGCCCGGAAGGTGTACTCGGCGACCCGCAGCAGCCGCAGGTCGGCGTCGGCGACCCCGCGCGTCCAGGGTGCGATCAACGGCCGCAGCGCGGGCAGATCCGGGAAGTCGGCGACCGACTCGTGTTCTGCCAAGGCGAATTCCCACCGATACCGGTCCTGGCCGATGCGCATGTAGGTGCCGGCGCGCCGGCTGTCGCAGACCTGATGCACGCCCTCCCACTGATGCAGGTCCATCGAGCACCCGATGTCGATCACCAGCCAACGCTGGTCGAACTTTCCACTGCGCATCCGCGCACCGATCGCCTCGCGCACCATGCTGTTGGCGCCGTCGCAGCCCAGCACATAGTCGGCGGTGATTCGCGACTCCCGGCCACCGGCCCGCTCCCGGATCCGCAGTTCCACACCGCCGGCGGCCTCGGCGATCTCCAGCACCTCGGTGTCGCCGCGGAATCGGGCATTCGGAAAGCGGGTCAGGTTCTGCCGCAGCAGCTTTTCCAGCTCGGGTTGGTCGAACATGTTCGCCGCCGGAAAGCCGTTGCGGGTCAATGCGGTGTCGCGGCTGAACTCGGCCAGCACGGTCTGTTGCCGGTCGATGAGCCGCAGCCCCTTGGCCGGGCGGGAGATCGCGGCGAATGCGTCGGCGACACCGAGCCGCGCCAGGATTCGGTAGACCTCGTCGTCGAGGTGGACGGCCCGGGGCTGGGGGTAGACCTGCGCCCACCGCTCGAGCACCAGGGTGTCGATGCCGTACTGGGCCAGCAGCGTGGCAGCGGTGATACCGGTGGGGCCCCCACCCACGATCGCGACCGTGACTCGGTCGCCACCGCGGTGCGCGTCAGGCACCGTCATGGCATGCCGCGGGTCACGTGTGACACACCGTCAGCCGCTGGGACCCCAAGTCGATGGCACCGTCGTCGGTGGCGATGGAGGCTTCGACGATATCGCCGTGCTGCAGGTACTTGCGGTTCTTGGCCTGCCGGGCGAAGAAGGCCTTCCATTTGACCGCGGGCGGCAGCAGGTTGCCGATCAGCTCGATCGGCTTGGCCGGGGCGCGCAGCGCGGTTCCCGCCGGCGTGCCGGTCAGGATGAGGTCGCCGGGGGCCAGCTGCTGGAACCGGGTCAGTGCCTGAAGCGCCTGCAGGGGGCGGTACAGCATGTCGCCTTCCACCAGGCTGTTCTGGCGTTCCTCACCGTTGACGCTCAATCGCAGCCGCAGGTCGCCGAACCGGGCCAGCTCGGCGGCGTCGACGAGCACCAGCGCCGGCCCCACGGGGGTGAAGGTCGGGTAGGACTTGGCTTCGTAGAACTGGGTCTGCGGCAGTTGGACGTCGCGGGCGGAGACATCGTTGGTGATGGTCAGGGCGGCGACATAGTCGGCCAGGTTCGCCTCGGTGATCACGGTGCCGACCGGGATGTCCCGGCCGATGATCAGGCCGATCTCCACCTCGTAGTCCAGCAGGCGCACGTGCGGCGGCCGGATGATCTGGGCGTAGGGATCATTCACCGACGCCGACGATTTGCGAAAGAAGGTCAGCGGAATGGACTTGGGATCCATTCCGGAGTCGATCACGTGGGATTCGAAATTGGTCATCTGCGCCACGACGCGGCACGGCGCGGTGACCGGCGCCAGCAAGTCCAGGTCTTCAACGGCGACGGTGCCTCCGGCGGCGGCGGCCGCCTCGATCGCGGCCCGGTCGGCGAGCAGCTCGGCGGTGCTGGTAGCCGCGGTGGCGATCTTGGCGGCACCCGTGGGCGTGCGCACCCACCAGGCGTCGGAGGTGCGCAGGACGGAAACGGTCATGAGACAGCTACTTTCAGCAGGCCGATGAGGCGGTTGAGGTCGAACTCGTTGTCGTGCCGCAGGGCGGTGAGCATGGCAGCCGCCTGGCGTCCTGCCGAGCGGGGACCGGCGTCGAGAAAGTCCTTGGTGGCCGGCGGGCCCCATTGGGCCAGGCCTGAGGCGGTGAACGGCGCCCATCCGGGCTCCACAGAGCTGTCGAAGACGTCGCCGTCGGCGTAGTGCTCGACCAGGAAGCCGTCGGGATCGCGCCAGTAGTCGAAGAGCTGGCTGCCCTGGATATGGCGCCCGATGCCCCAGGACCGGACGTAGCCGCGCTCGTGCAGGTATTCACCGCCGGCGGCCAACGCGTCCAGGTCGGCGACTTCATAGGCCGAGTGCACATACCGGTTCGCCGGGCCCAGCGCCAGGGCCAGGGTGTGGTGGTCGGTGGGGATGCTGCCGCGGTCGCAGCGGATGAAGCTCATGGCCGGCCCGCGGTCGCGCTGCCCGGGAAAGTAGAGGAAGTCGCTGACGATCATCCCCAGCGTTTCCAGGTACCAGTTCAGCGTCTGCAGATAGCGGGTGGACTGCAGGACGACGTGCCCCAGACGCTGCACCCGGGCCGGTGTCCGCAGCGGGCGCACTCCGGTGTTGATCCGCGCCGTGGCGCCCCCGATGTTGGCGAGCTGCGGGGCTTGGGTGGGCGCAGCCGGCAGCGTGTGCATGCCCGCGACGACCGTGACGGCGGTCCCGCTGGGATCGGCCAGCGGGACTCCCACGCCGCCGACCGATTCGGGCAGGCGGCGCACGGGCACCCCGAGCTTGTCGGCCAACCGGCGGACGTCGGCCTCATCGGCGGCGCGCAGCGCGTAGCCGGCAAAGCGGGTTTGGGGCCCACGCCGCAGGAACACGCAGGGCGCTCCGGGATCGGTGCCGCGCAGGTGCACCTGACCGGGATCGCTGTAGGCGACGCTGAATCCGAAGGCTCGGGCGAATGCCTCGGCGCGCAGCAGGTCGGGTTTGTCGAACTCCAGCCAGGCGATGTCGACCACGCGGATGAGCGGGTCGCGGGCGCGGCCGGGGTGTTCGCCCCGAACCGCGCCGCGTTCGCTGTGCAGATGCCTGTGCCCGTCGTCCACGTCTTGCACCATCGC
It encodes:
- a CDS encoding TetR/AcrR family transcriptional regulator, whose translation is MRNRAELRDEIFAAARAEFARYGLAGARIDRVAKEARASKERLYAHFGDKENLFREVVAADTAQFLGAVVPRPEALPEFVGDIFDLARTHPEHIRMITWARLEQLELIPPDPDKLPAIGSAVIAAAQAGGHVDPRWDPDELLVMLFGIGMAWATWLDPDAATDDAATVAARRAAAVEAATRLITVRS
- a CDS encoding bifunctional phosphatase PAP2/diacylglycerol kinase family protein, whose amino-acid sequence is MTPFPRRRSGLEQITEGLAELDAEVFEAIAHSPSRLLDTAMPALTRAADHSKLWLALAAAMSVTGGQATQRAAARGVVSLALTSLVTNQVIKRIQPRERPNILLVPLLRRARRRPLSNSLPSGHAASAAAFAIGVGLENSLLGLPVAGLAALVGLSRIATGAHYPGDVLAGFSIGASIAVLGAKLVPPIAAPPPQRATALRVPATGRPDGAGVTMVVNPESGGGRAAKVAAQVRKALPALSVVEVNSCDDLAEALRRAADTAEVLAIAGGDGSVATAAHVAVEHDMPLAVFPGGTLNHFARDIGCDTTAKTIRAIAEGSLSRVDVVRFNSETTVINTASIGAYPSFVRRRDRLQGKLGKPMASAYAMLMTLRREQPVRIEFDNQTVQTSLFFLGNSAYQPDGFAPAVRQRMDDGLLDVRILEAGRRWSTLRVLGAVLTGRLQRSRLYHELRVPQFRFTAVEGPVPIAHDGEVDTDCSQADFTVCYRALQVYRPLPSAGRR
- a CDS encoding PE-PPE domain-containing protein → MQPRKALAPIAAASVIAAGIAGTPVVRAAHAPEVTLLADTAIFVGGTMLPTPSPTFAQTAADLFLQPLGFDAGDDPTVCVIGAGDCDGALRVLTTPQLFLQGYSSYAGAAEIVRAVHAELNANPDAYDADNPLWVFGYSQGATASSIAMAQLADDGVDPEALHFVFIGNPSSPNGVWANSVGEVSLANDTSLLYGNLTPNNAFTTTVYSFPGDPVDDYTSTSILGTFWGHVMYLGLTPEQVADHTATADGLITNIGISGDIDQFSAWITALGNGLIDSGWWVSMFNSIVEMVYAGFGRIEDFFTDWMGIDWGGVEDTLDYWFPLV
- a CDS encoding PfaD family polyunsaturated fatty acid/polyketide biosynthesis protein, with the protein product MNERPGAVLEQRSGPGGSPGLGWRPTAAPAAFAPDDIADIIGNVRHPVHVVRETATGMLGLALGGAVVGAGESELSLVGTLPPIYPEWLGDREFCEAHGVRFPYVTGAMANGIATPALVIAMAEAGMMGIFGAGGLSYEAVERGLDEIQAALAGRPGLAWGANLIHSPNEVSLETRVAELFIQRRVPVIEASAFMKLTPAVVHCALAGLDTDPAGNIVRRNHVMAKVSRPEVARMFMQPAPAALVSALVASGKLTEREAELAQYVPVAEDVTVESDSGGHTDNRPLPALFSEIVMLRDELAQQHALHRRVRVGAAGGLGAPQAVAGAFAMGAAYVLTGTVNQACVESGLSPAGRAMLAKAGIADVMMAPASDMFEMGVNLQVLKRGTMFAPRGKKLYEWYAGNPDLSSVVAKHGPELEKILGASVAEVWEDTQRYWQQRDPAVLELASRDPKYQMALVFRWYLGQSSRWAISGIPERALDYQIWCGPAMGAFNSWVAGSYLEPCENRQAVQVALNLLEGAAQVSRASAARSCGVPVPAKAFAFAPRPLAV
- a CDS encoding cytochrome P450; amino-acid sequence: MPARSSDVPVYRRSVYSRSAILDPYPHYQALRALGPVVWLPRQRVYALPRYAECKAALRNDALYKSGHGVAINPPTNRLSRGTTLNSDGAEHDRRRKLLAHRMMPRALRALADNVDQRARDIVERAVRRGNVDAVPDLATALPLAFVPDLVGWPHDQRDHLLDWAAATFDVLGPINWQAAKAVPRSLQMLRFARRIAARRDVLPDSMAHDLLSFVDEGALGMEEVAPLLIDYLGPSLDTTISAIASAIHLLATHPDQWAMLKADPALIPNAVNEVVRFESPLRAFTRKVAHSHAVAGVRLPAGARVLLIYASANRDEREWNAPDVFDIRNDAGRHIGFGNGAHACAGQGLARLETAAILTALLDLVDRIEVTGEPTWAVNNIIRRHRHLPVRLVPA
- a CDS encoding lysophospholipid acyltransferase family protein, encoding MTGTAVIDSPEELAQRSPRTPRERLLRTVLTAAADGLEPVMSLYQPYVEGLEHLPADGRFLLVGNHTQVPAAEIILIPYFVRQALGKQVRALADRQFGKGGKLQADLLAAYGAVIGSPEAAAALMAANEPILVFPGGGREIAKFKGEQYQLRWDNRYGFARVAIEHQYPIVTAALIGGDDLYTSMTTRDGLYGRASEWISRRLDGRPDMAMPLLRGVGPTLLPRAQRMYLRFGPAITTTRPADVSPDAWIAQVKEDTAAQLEADLLDLQNIRAADPYRALNPLAWRSAARPAS
- a CDS encoding acyl-CoA dehydrogenase family protein — encoded protein: MAFDLTPTAAQHDLARRTHQFAESVIRPVALDYDQRQEFPWPVLQEAAARGFYSPLFYRDLIGDATGLSLPMFMEELFWGCAGIGLAIVMPALALSAIGQAATPEQMLQWAPECFGTPGDLKLAALAISEPEGGSDVRNLRTTARRDGDDWIIDGHKMWIGNGGIANVHVVNAVVDPELGHRGQALFVVPGGVPGLEMVRKLDKLGCRASHTAELRFDGVRVPGENLLGGQDKLDHKLARARELAAGAVRPDSATLSTFEQTRPMVAAQAIGIARAALEYATDYATRRHAFGGPIIDNQGIAFPLAELATAVDAARLLTWRASWMAASGIEFSRGEGSMAKLAASETAVRVTERAVQTLGGWGYINDHPVGKWYRDAKLYTIFEGTSEIQQMVIAQALGASVGTPPLHVEIEPSGGPLNRMFGRGTPLRTRAAAGALAMQHRIPAPVLRAAMKVLQPPR